In Amycolatopsis solani, a single window of DNA contains:
- a CDS encoding FHA domain-containing protein has translation MTSGRLDPHHQRSLRHGVDGAAPGTLSALTVTGGVAVPPSPGSLVTFGRNRLEVDVCVGEEDVRISRVHGRLVRERDRWWLSNTGRSPIRLSDSILLHRDSEPLPLADGYTALFLRGTREHVLELLVSDGDALVATRRPTHPTAPPKRWRLSPEEHLVLAVLGQRYLGYDPHPLPLSRQQAAAELAERRPRENWTAKRVEHLVSRVRQRLSDAGVHGLRREEVGEPVGLTLTVNLLRELVLSTTLVPMDLEWLELPDPPLAPG, from the coding sequence GTGACCAGCGGACGGCTCGACCCGCACCACCAGCGCAGCCTGCGTCACGGCGTCGACGGCGCCGCACCGGGCACGTTGAGCGCGCTCACCGTCACCGGCGGCGTCGCGGTGCCGCCGTCACCCGGCAGCCTGGTGACCTTCGGGCGCAACCGGCTGGAGGTCGACGTCTGCGTCGGCGAGGAAGACGTGCGCATCAGCCGGGTCCACGGGCGGCTCGTGCGCGAACGGGACCGCTGGTGGCTCAGCAACACCGGCCGCTCGCCGATCCGGCTGTCCGACAGCATCCTGCTGCACCGCGACAGTGAACCGCTGCCGCTGGCCGACGGCTACACCGCGCTGTTCCTGCGCGGCACCCGCGAGCACGTCCTGGAACTGCTCGTCTCCGACGGCGACGCCCTCGTCGCCACGCGCCGCCCGACCCACCCGACAGCGCCGCCGAAACGCTGGCGGCTGTCCCCGGAGGAGCACCTCGTGCTGGCCGTTCTCGGGCAGCGTTACCTCGGCTACGACCCCCACCCGCTGCCGCTGTCCCGCCAGCAGGCGGCCGCCGAGCTCGCCGAACGACGACCGCGCGAGAACTGGACGGCCAAGCGCGTCGAGCACCTCGTTTCCCGCGTCCGGCAACGCCTTTCCGACGCCGGCGTGCACGGCCTGCGCCGCGAGGAGGTGGGGGAGCCGGTCGGGCTGACCCTGACCGTGAACCTGCTGCGCGAACTGGTGCTGTCGACGACGCTGGTGCCGATGGACCTGGAGTGGCTCGAACTCCCCGACCCGCCGCTCGCCCCCGGGTGA
- a CDS encoding response regulator transcription factor, with product MTAARVLVVEDDEDLRVAVTTELAASGLKVGQAADLAGAHAELAGEDYDCAVFDRMLPDGDSIGYVHQRRLEGCAVPVLFLTARDSLDDRVAGFDHGGDDYLVKPFAVAEMTARVHALCRRSGSGRPSVLRHDDLEVDCARREVRRAGTLLTLSGKEFAVLEFLLARPGRAVGRDELIEHCWDSRTDPMSNVVDVVVRRLRLKLGEPEVIHTVRGRGYRLAAR from the coding sequence ATGACAGCCGCGCGCGTGCTGGTGGTGGAGGACGACGAGGACCTGCGGGTGGCGGTGACCACCGAGCTGGCCGCGTCCGGGCTGAAGGTCGGTCAGGCGGCCGACCTCGCCGGCGCGCACGCCGAACTGGCGGGCGAAGACTACGACTGCGCCGTCTTCGACCGCATGCTGCCCGACGGCGACTCGATCGGCTACGTCCACCAGCGCCGCCTCGAAGGTTGTGCGGTACCCGTGCTGTTCCTCACCGCCCGCGACAGCCTCGACGACCGGGTGGCCGGTTTCGACCACGGTGGCGACGACTACCTGGTGAAACCGTTCGCCGTGGCCGAGATGACCGCACGGGTGCACGCGCTGTGCCGCCGTTCCGGCTCGGGACGGCCGTCCGTGCTGCGGCACGACGACCTGGAAGTGGACTGCGCCCGCCGTGAGGTCCGCCGGGCCGGGACGCTGCTCACCCTGAGCGGCAAGGAGTTCGCCGTCCTCGAGTTCCTGCTGGCGCGGCCCGGGCGGGCGGTCGGTCGGGACGAGCTGATCGAGCACTGCTGGGACAGCCGGACCGATCCGATGTCCAATGTGGTCGACGTCGTCGTCCGGCGGCTGCGCCTGAAGCTGGGCGAACCCGAGGTGATCCACACCGTGCGCGGGCGCGGGTACCGGCTGGCCGCCCGATGA
- a CDS encoding response regulator transcription factor, giving the protein MRVLVTEDDEDLRVAVEASLRGAGFAVDAVADLPDADEAVSVNAYDCVVFDRMLPAGDSLAYVTGRRRSGWDVPVLFLTARDTVADRIAGLAWGDDYLVKPFAMAEFLARVRSLCRRSTTGPAPVLRFAGLELDTGRHEARRGGVLLTLTGKEFAVLHRLLATPGEPVRRAELMAAAWDELVPPAANVLDVLIAQLRGKLGEPRAIHTVRGTGYLLGQARGNG; this is encoded by the coding sequence ATGCGCGTGCTGGTCACCGAAGACGACGAGGATCTCCGGGTGGCCGTGGAGGCCTCCCTGCGGGGTGCCGGGTTCGCGGTGGACGCCGTCGCCGATCTGCCGGACGCCGACGAAGCGGTGAGCGTCAACGCCTACGACTGCGTGGTGTTCGACCGCATGCTGCCCGCGGGCGATTCGCTGGCGTACGTGACGGGCCGCCGCCGGAGCGGCTGGGACGTGCCGGTCCTGTTCCTCACCGCGCGGGACACCGTCGCCGACCGCATCGCCGGGCTGGCCTGGGGCGACGACTACCTCGTCAAGCCGTTCGCGATGGCCGAGTTCCTGGCCAGGGTGCGGAGCCTGTGCCGGCGCAGCACCACCGGCCCGGCCCCCGTCCTGCGGTTCGCCGGCCTCGAGCTGGACACCGGCCGCCACGAGGCCCGCCGCGGCGGCGTCCTGCTCACCCTGACCGGCAAGGAGTTCGCGGTCCTGCACCGCCTGCTCGCCACGCCGGGCGAACCGGTCCGCCGCGCCGAGCTGATGGCCGCGGCCTGGGACGAGCTCGTTCCCCCGGCCGCCAACGTCCTGGACGTCCTGATCGCGCAGCTGCGGGGCAAACTCGGCGAGCCACGGGCGATCCACACGGTCCGCGGAACGGGTTACCTGCTCGGCCAAGCCCGGGGGAACGGTTAG